The window GCGACTTCTTCAACAAGTATCTCGAAGAGAATCCGAAGTCGGCCAAGGCGATCATCAACAAAGCGATTCTCGCCGCCGAAGCCCGCGAAGCCGCGCGCAAGTCGCGCGAAATGATTCGCCGCAAGGGAGCCCTTACCGGCCACGGCCTGCCGGGCAAGCTCCGCGATTGCTCGAGCAAAGACATGCTGAAATGCGAGCTGTATCTCGTCGAAGGAGATTCGGCCGGCGGCAGCGCCGAAGGGGGCCGGCTCCGGGAGTTTCAAGCGATTCTGCCGCTTCGGGGCAAGATCATCAACGCTTATAAATCGCGCGAAGATAAAGTGCTCGCCAATGAAGAAGTGCGCAGCATGATCGCCGCGATCGGGATCGGCCTCGGGCCCGACGCCGACCTCTCGAAGCGGCGCTACAACAAGATCGTGATCATGACCGATGCCGACGTCGACGGCTCGCACATCCGGACGCTGCTGCTGACGTTCTTCTATCGCCAAATGTACGCGCTGGTGAAGGGGGGGCATGTGTTCGTCGCCCAGCCGCCGCTGTTCCGCGTGAAGACGAAGAAGCAAACGTACTACGTGCAAAGCGAAGAAAAGATGAAGTCGCAGCTCTTAGACTTCGGCATGCAAGACGCCGTCTTCGAGCCGGGCGGTGGCCGAGCGCCGATCGCCGGCGACGAGATGGTGAAGCTTTGCCGCACGCTGGCGAGCTTGGAAAGCGCCTTGGTAGCGCTCGAGCGGCGCGGCATCAGCTTGAAGGAACACTCCGGCCGGCAACATCCGGAAACCGGCAAGCTGCCGGTCTATCACGCGTTCATCGGCGCGAAGGAGCAATGGCTCTTCACGCGCGAAGAGCTGAACGAGTTCTTAGCACAGCAAGAAAAAGTAAGCGGCGAGTTGAAGGTAACCGAGCAGCCTTCGGCCGAAGCGCAAGAGGCCCCAGCGAAGCACGGCGCCGCGAAAGAAGGCCTGGAAGAGTTGCCGGCCGAGCGGCGCGTCCACATCATCGAGTTGCACGAAGTGCGCACGCTCAATAAAGACCTGGGCGAATTGAAGACGATGGGCTTCGACATCAAGGCCCTTATTCCGCAGGCCCGCACCGGCTCGCTCGACTCGCGTTATAAACTTCGCCGCGACGACGCGGAGATCGGCATCGAAGACCTGCGCGGGTTGCTGGCGGCGGTGCGCAAGGCGGGAGAAAAAGGCCTGCACGTCACGCGCTTCAAAGGCCTCGGTGAAATGAACGCCGAAGAACTAAGAGAAACCACGCTCGACCCGGCGAACCGGACGCTACTGCAAGTAAGAATGGACGACATCGCCGCGGCCGACGACCTGTTCCGCGTGCTGATGGGCGACGTGGTCGAGCCGCGGCGCGAGTTTATTGAGAAGCATGCGCTCGAGGTAAGGAATTTGGATGTGTAAGTGGGCTTGCTGGTGTGGGACATAGTTTTTGGCCTTTGAGACAAAGTGCTTGGCCGGCTGGGACATAGTTTTTGGCCACGGATTAAGCTGCCATCGTTATCGCCGGATGATTTCGACTTGGCGGTTTAAATAAGACCACGATTACTCATTGTTCGCTGCCGTTTTTCCCGGCGCGAGAGCAGGTCCCCATCTTTTCCGCGACCGGAATCAACGGTACTTAATCGTTTCGGTGTGTCGCACTGGAGCGAGTCGGCGGTAGT is drawn from Planctomycetia bacterium and contains these coding sequences:
- a CDS encoding DNA gyrase subunit B, coding for MPEIKVVTGNYGAAQFDHLSDLEHVRQRPSMYIGDTGVRGLHHLVYETVDNSIDEAMAGHAKHVRVTINNDESVTIEDDGRGIPVELHPQLGIPTLEGVMTKLKFGGKFKKEAYQTSGGLHGVGVTVVNFLSERCEVEVYRDGHIHHQAYERGVPTGEIRRIGNTDKRGTKTTFKPDDTIFTVTKFSADTLRRRLQELAFLNRGVQIIFTDGRNGQTDTFQYKRGIIEFVEHLNRGIVTAQPDIVYIAGESEGVGFEVAMQYNAEFSENLHSFVNNITTTEGGTHVVGFRTALTRCLNTYGKREGIFKDLIPGGEDFREGLTAVISVRVPHPQFEGQTKTKLGNGEVEGIINSAVGDFFNKYLEENPKSAKAIINKAILAAEAREAARKSREMIRRKGALTGHGLPGKLRDCSSKDMLKCELYLVEGDSAGGSAEGGRLREFQAILPLRGKIINAYKSREDKVLANEEVRSMIAAIGIGLGPDADLSKRRYNKIVIMTDADVDGSHIRTLLLTFFYRQMYALVKGGHVFVAQPPLFRVKTKKQTYYVQSEEKMKSQLLDFGMQDAVFEPGGGRAPIAGDEMVKLCRTLASLESALVALERRGISLKEHSGRQHPETGKLPVYHAFIGAKEQWLFTREELNEFLAQQEKVSGELKVTEQPSAEAQEAPAKHGAAKEGLEELPAERRVHIIELHEVRTLNKDLGELKTMGFDIKALIPQARTGSLDSRYKLRRDDAEIGIEDLRGLLAAVRKAGEKGLHVTRFKGLGEMNAEELRETTLDPANRTLLQVRMDDIAAADDLFRVLMGDVVEPRREFIEKHALEVRNLDV